From the genome of Triticum aestivum cultivar Chinese Spring chromosome 3B, IWGSC CS RefSeq v2.1, whole genome shotgun sequence, one region includes:
- the LOC123072257 gene encoding patatin-like protein 3, which yields MPSPSSSSRRHHRLRSSFPAPAPSFVFSRAGAVEAESFHFPLWQVCAAACGAFVFSRADVVEAEAFDFPLWQVCATACGVGPAEVASLDGHTRLRAAATAGRTGTGVANPTAMAVTHVLHNKHEFPFTTGTCDLVLLSLGGNAAAGRARSSSSLLRIAGTCQADIGQCSEHEQINW from the exons atgccctctccatcctcctcctcaagACGTCACCATCGCCTCCGTTCGTCTTTTCCCGCGCCGGCGCCGTCGTTCGTCTTCTCCCGCGCCGGCGCCGTCGAGGCCGAGTCGTTCCACTTCCCGCTCTGGCAGGTCTGCGCGGCCGCGTGCGGGGCGTTCGTCTTCTCCCGCGCCGATGTCGTCGAGGCCGAGGCGTTCGACTTCCCGCTCTGGCAGGTCTGCGCGACCGCGTGCGGGGTGGGGCCGGCCGAGGTGGCGTCCCTCGACGGGCACACCAGGCTGCGTGCCGCCGCGACGGCTGGCAGGACCGGCACCGGCGTGGCCAACCCCACggccatggccgtcacccacgtgCTCCACAACAAGCACGAGTTCCCCTTCACCACCGGCACCTGCGACCTCGTCCTGCTGTCTCTTGGCGGGAACGCCGCCGCCGGTCGGGCGCGGTCGTCCTCCAGCCTCCTGCGCATCGCCGGCACGTGCCAGGCCGACATC GGACAGTGCAGCGAACACGAGCAAATAAATTGGTAG